DNA sequence from the Butyricimonas faecalis genome:
TGACATCGAAAATCTGAAAAAGAAAGTCGACGCGGGAGCGAATTACATTGTCACCCAAATGTTCTTCGATAACGCCAAATTTTTCCAGTTTGTCGACAAATGCCGGGCTCAAGGAATTAACGTTCCCATCATACCGGGACTAAAACCCATATCAACACTCAAACATCTGGAAATGCTCCCGCGTACATTCAGTATCGACATCCCACACGAACTGGTCAAAGAGATCCGTTCATGCAAAAACACCAAAGAAATCAACCAAATCGGTATCGAATGGTGCGTGGCGCAAAGTAAAGAACTCATCGCGCACGGGGTTCCCGCCGTTCACTATTATACCATGGGGAAATCGGAAAATATCCAAGAAATTGTAAAACAAGTCTTCTAAGCTATGCAACAAGAAACGAAACCAAACTTTTGGGCACTAACACCCTTAATCATCTTTTTAAGCATTTACCTGGTAGCCTCCGTTATCATGGGTGATTTCTACAAAATGCCCATCACCGTGGCCTTTTTAGTCGCCTCGATTGTAGCCGTAGCAACCTCTTCAGGAGGAAGACTTCACAAACGGATAGACCTATTCTGTAAAGGAGCCGCCAACAGTAATATCATGCTCATGGTATGGATTTTTATCCTTGCCGGAGCATTTGCTCAAACAGCCAAAGCCGTGGGGGCAGTAGATGCAACCGTCAATTTGGCCTTATCCGTACTTCCGGATACTCTCTTACTAGCAGGCATGTTCATTGCGGCTTGTTTCATTTCTCTTTCCATGGGAACATCCGTCGGTACAATCGTGGCTCTTACCCCCGTTGCCGTCGGTATTGCCACACAAACAGACCTAAACACACCTTTCATGGTAGCAATCGTGGTCGGGGGCGCCATGTTCGGAGATAACCTATCCTTCATCTCCGACACAACCATTGTCGCCACCCGTACCCAAGGATGTAACATGAAAGACAAATTTAAAGTCAACAGCTTAATTGTCATCCCGGTTGCCATTCTCATAACCATCATTTACCTGTTTCAAGGTAGTGAAATAACGACAACTCCCACCGTCACCCCGATCGAGTGGCTAAAAGTAATTCCTTACATTTTGGTACTTACCACCGCGTTAGTCGGCGTGAACGTCATGATCGTACTTCTACTCGGCATTCTCTGTTCCGGCATAGTCGGAATAATTACCGGAAGTATTCAATTCTGGGAATGGATCGCTGCCATAGGTACGGGTATATCCGGTATGGGAGAACTGATCATTATCACTTTGCTGGCAGGCGGAATGCTCGAAATGATTCGCTACAACGGGGGAATTGCCTACATCATTCAAAAACTAACCACCCACGTCAAATCAAAAAAAGGAGCAGAACTAAGCATCGCCGCCCTTGTCAGTTTTGCCGATTTATGCACGGCCAACAACACGATAGCCCTCATCATGTCCGGCCCCATAGCCAAAGACATTGCCAATCGTTTTGGTGTCGATCCCCGGAAATCCGCCAGCCTGTTAGACACCTTCTCGTGTTTCGTGCAAGGCATCATTCCCTACGGGGCACAATTACTCATGGCCGCCGGCCTAGCCTCCATTACCCCGCTAGCCATCATGCAGTACCTCTACTACCCGTACTTGATGGGTGTGGCCGCCCTTTTGGCTATATTCTTTCGCTATCCCCGGAAATACTCACGGTAAACTTTTAGTTTTTATCTTTTAACTTTTAGTTTTTAGTTCTTACCTTTGCCCCATGACAATAACCGAAATCATCGTCACCATACTCCTCGGTACCACCGCGGGATTTATCAACACGTTTGCCGGAGGCGGCTCCATGTTGGTCGTACCTTTTCTTATTTTTATTGGCCTACCGGCGAACGTGGCAAACGCGACGAACCGGATTGCCATTTTATTGCAAAACGTGGTATCTGTCGGTAGTTTCAAACAAAAGAAAATACTTGATTTCAAAACGGACTCTAAACTATTGCTGCCCGTGGCTCTCGGAAGTATCGCGGGAGCCTTCATCGCCGTGGACATCAACGAAGAGATATTCAAAAAAGTCATTGCCGGACTGCTGATCATCATGTTTTTCATGTTACTCTTGAATCCGGATGCCTGGGTCAAAGCAAACGCGGACAAGGCAAAAATGAAAAGCCCTTGGCTACGCAACGTGATCTTTTTTCTCCTGGGAATTTACGGCGGATTCATCCAGATCGGTATTGGATTTTTCCTATTGGCAGGGTTGGTACTTGGATGTGGTTACGATCTGTTAAAAGCCAATGCCATAAAACTATTTATCGTACTATTCTACACGATTATCGCCCTGGCAATCTTTATTTGGAATGACCTCGTGGATCTTAAAGTCGGGCTTATCCTAGCCTGTGGCAACATGCTCGGGGCATGGCTGGGAGTACGTTTCAGCATCAAATGGGGAGCCAAATATATTCGGTATTTCCTACTCGTGGTACTCGTGATTGTAGCTGCACGCCTGCTTTTCAGTTAACCGATTTAAATAAACCATAACCTCGCGTGAAAACTTCCTAAAACGATCTCTCCATACAGGATTATTAGTTAACTTTGCAATCTAAATTTAACGATTATGGAAATAAAAATAGGACACTCATTCACACAAGAAATTACCGTGCAACATAAAGACACGGCTGCCGTTTACGGTTCTGGAAAATTGGAAGTATTTGCAACCCCCGCCATGGTCGGTTTAATGGAAAACACGGCGATCAAATGCCTGGAAGGAATGTTGGATGCAGACAGCGACACCGTGGGCATCGAAATCAACACCAAACACGTGAAAGCCACCGCTGTTGGCAAAAAAGTAACTTGCAAAGCCACCATCACCGAAGTGGACGGTCGCCGCATCCGTTTCTCCATCGAGGCATGGGATGAAACCGCCCCCATCGGCTCGGCCATCCACGACCGCTTTATCATCAACCCGGAGAAATTCATGAGCAAACTCAAATAATTTTAGATTTACTGATTTTAAATTTTAGATTCCAACTGCATCTATTCGATGCATTCATTAATCATAAATCGTAAATCATAAATCAAGAAATTAACATATTTAGTCATGTTTAAGCTAACTTCCCAATTCGAACCGACCGGGGATCAACCGGAAGCAATCAAGGAACTAACGCAAGGACTTCTGGATGAAGTCCCGGGACAGGTTTTGTTGGGAGTTACCGGATCGGGAAAGACGTTTACCATTGCCAACGTGATTCAAAAAGTGCAGCGTCCGACACTCATTCTCAGTCACAACAAGACGCTAGCCGCCCAGTTATACGGGGAATTCAAGGCATTCTTCCCCGAAAACGCGGTGGAATATTTCGTATCTTACTACGACTATTACCAGCCGGAAGCCTACCTGCCCACCACGAACACGTATATCGAGAAAGATCTTATGATCAACGATGAAATCGACAAATTGCGGTTACGCACCACGGCCTCCTTACTATCCGGACGCCGGGATGTGATCGTGATCTCGTCCGTTTCATGCCTTTACGGTATGGCAGACCCGACAGCTTTCGGCTCGAACATCATTCACTTGAAGCGGGGACTGAAAATTGGTCGGAACAAACTTTTACGCCAATTGATAGATGCCCTTTACGTGAATAACGAACTGGAATTCAAACGAGGCAGTTTCCGGGCAAAAGGAGAAACCGTGGACATCTTCCCGTCCATTGAAACTTTCGAGGGAATGGCTTATCGAATCGAGTTCTGGGATGACGAGATTGACCGGATCACATCATTCAGCCCACAGACCGGGAAAACGATTGATGAAATGGAAAATCTGAACATCTACCCCGCCAACCTGTTCGTCACGGACAAAGCCACGCTCGCGAAAGCCATTCATGACATAGAACACGACCTGGTAGTACAAGTTGATTTCTTAAACTCCATCGGCAAACATTTTGAAGCGAAACGACTGGATGAACGGGTAAAATATGACGTGGAAATGATTAGAGAACTCGGCTATTGTTCCGGCATCGAAAATTACTCCCGCTACTTCGACGGACGGGCAGCCGGCGTTCGCCCCTTCTGCCTGCTGGATTACTTCCCGCGGGATTTCCTGCTTGTCGTGGACGAGTCTCACGTGACCCTCCCGCAAGTGCGAGCCATGTACGGCGGCGACCATTCCCGCAAACAAACCCTCGTGGAATACGGGTTCCGTCTTCCGGCAGCCTTTGACAATCGTCCGCTTACGTTCGAAGAATTCGAAGCGAACACGGGGCAAACCATATACGTCAGTGCCACCCCGGCCGATTACGAATTGGAGAAATGCAACGGCGTAGTCGTGGAACAAATCATCCGCCCCACCGGAATCCTCGATCCGGAAATAGAAGTGGTTCCCAGCAAAAACCAGATAGACCACCTCATCAACGAGATACAAAAACGTATCGAGATCAACGAGAAAGTACTTGTTACCACGTTGACCAAACGTATGGCGGAGGAGCTAAGCAAATATTTAGACCGTATTCGCATCAAATGCCAATACATCCACTCCGACGTGGACACGCTGGAACGAGTACAGATCATCGAAAATTTACGTAAAGGAGTGATCGACGTGATCGTGGGAGTAAACTTATTGCGTGAAGGATTGGATATGCCCGAAGTTTCCCTTGTTGCCATCCTCGATGCCGACAAGGAAGGATTCCTACGCTCCACCCGTTCACTAATACAGACCTCGGGACGTGCCGCCCGTAACCTAAACGGTAAAGTCATCATGTATGCCGACACGATTACCCGCTCCATGCAGGAAACCATCGATGAAACCCGGTATCGTCGAGAGAAACAAATGGAATACAACCGTCAACACGGCATCACCCCTACCCAGATACGTAAAACCACGGAATCCGTGCTGAAAGAGACCTCCCGTGCTTACATCGAAGAAGAACACGTGAACATGGTTGCCGACCCCGTTACCGCTTACATGAGCAAACCGGAACTGGAAAAAATGCTGCAAAAAACAAAAGC
Encoded proteins:
- the uvrB gene encoding excinuclease ABC subunit UvrB; amino-acid sequence: MFKLTSQFEPTGDQPEAIKELTQGLLDEVPGQVLLGVTGSGKTFTIANVIQKVQRPTLILSHNKTLAAQLYGEFKAFFPENAVEYFVSYYDYYQPEAYLPTTNTYIEKDLMINDEIDKLRLRTTASLLSGRRDVIVISSVSCLYGMADPTAFGSNIIHLKRGLKIGRNKLLRQLIDALYVNNELEFKRGSFRAKGETVDIFPSIETFEGMAYRIEFWDDEIDRITSFSPQTGKTIDEMENLNIYPANLFVTDKATLAKAIHDIEHDLVVQVDFLNSIGKHFEAKRLDERVKYDVEMIRELGYCSGIENYSRYFDGRAAGVRPFCLLDYFPRDFLLVVDESHVTLPQVRAMYGGDHSRKQTLVEYGFRLPAAFDNRPLTFEEFEANTGQTIYVSATPADYELEKCNGVVVEQIIRPTGILDPEIEVVPSKNQIDHLINEIQKRIEINEKVLVTTLTKRMAEELSKYLDRIRIKCQYIHSDVDTLERVQIIENLRKGVIDVIVGVNLLREGLDMPEVSLVAILDADKEGFLRSTRSLIQTSGRAARNLNGKVIMYADTITRSMQETIDETRYRREKQMEYNRQHGITPTQIRKTTESVLKETSRAYIEEEHVNMVADPVTAYMSKPELEKMLQKTKAAMQKAAKEMDFLEAARLRDEMFKLEETIKRLHS
- a CDS encoding Na+/H+ antiporter NhaC family protein produces the protein MQQETKPNFWALTPLIIFLSIYLVASVIMGDFYKMPITVAFLVASIVAVATSSGGRLHKRIDLFCKGAANSNIMLMVWIFILAGAFAQTAKAVGAVDATVNLALSVLPDTLLLAGMFIAACFISLSMGTSVGTIVALTPVAVGIATQTDLNTPFMVAIVVGGAMFGDNLSFISDTTIVATRTQGCNMKDKFKVNSLIVIPVAILITIIYLFQGSEITTTPTVTPIEWLKVIPYILVLTTALVGVNVMIVLLLGILCSGIVGIITGSIQFWEWIAAIGTGISGMGELIIITLLAGGMLEMIRYNGGIAYIIQKLTTHVKSKKGAELSIAALVSFADLCTANNTIALIMSGPIAKDIANRFGVDPRKSASLLDTFSCFVQGIIPYGAQLLMAAGLASITPLAIMQYLYYPYLMGVAALLAIFFRYPRKYSR
- a CDS encoding thioesterase family protein, whose product is MEIKIGHSFTQEITVQHKDTAAVYGSGKLEVFATPAMVGLMENTAIKCLEGMLDADSDTVGIEINTKHVKATAVGKKVTCKATITEVDGRRIRFSIEAWDETAPIGSAIHDRFIINPEKFMSKLK
- a CDS encoding sulfite exporter TauE/SafE family protein — protein: MTITEIIVTILLGTTAGFINTFAGGGSMLVVPFLIFIGLPANVANATNRIAILLQNVVSVGSFKQKKILDFKTDSKLLLPVALGSIAGAFIAVDINEEIFKKVIAGLLIIMFFMLLLNPDAWVKANADKAKMKSPWLRNVIFFLLGIYGGFIQIGIGFFLLAGLVLGCGYDLLKANAIKLFIVLFYTIIALAIFIWNDLVDLKVGLILACGNMLGAWLGVRFSIKWGAKYIRYFLLVVLVIVAARLLFS